The following is a genomic window from Prevotella nigrescens.
ATAAAAGAGTGTCTTTTATTCGTTGCATAGCTTCGCCTGCATACCTTATTATATATAGAAAAATAAGACAGCAAAAGTGTAAAAAAAAAATTATAAATGTACCTATCATCTAACCAATTAATTATCAATATGTTATAAAACCTATTATTTCATATCTCAAAAGAACCTCTTTTATATGTAAAAAGCGTAGGTTTTACCTCGCCAAACAGCCTCTTTCGCAATGCCAAAGTACAGTCATCTCTTTTCAATAAAATTATATTTACAAATTCAAGGACGTTTTTTATTCACAGCTTTCAGCAAGAACAAGAAAATAGTTCCACCAATAAACTTTTACAAAACTAAAACTTTGGAAGACAGAAATTAGAGACATTCAGTACTTTTCTCATAATTTCTGAACTGCAAACTTCTTGTTCCTACTAAATTATGATGATAATGCAGATATTCCAAAGCAAGTATGTAGCCTCGAAAGAAGTTTCCTCCAATATTTTAAGTACCTTTGCACTATGAACTTTAGCAAGACTATATTGAATTGGTATGCCATAAACGGACGAGAACTTCCATGGCGACAAACCACCAATCCATACGCTATCTGGCTGAGCGAGGTTATTATGCAGCAAACAAGAATTGCACAGGGAACAGCCTACTGGGAACGTTTTATGAAACGTTGGCCTAACGTTCACGAATTAGCAAAAGCTACCGAAGACGAGGTTTTAAGAGAGTGGCAAGGACTGGGGTACTACTCTCGGGCACGAAATTTGCACAAAGCAGCACAACAGATAGTAAGTTTAGGGCATTTCCCACAGACTTACAAGGAGTTAATGCAGCTGAAAGGGATTGGCGAATATACTGCAGCTGCAATTTCTTCAATATCATTCGCAGAATCCATAGCAGTAGTAGACGGCAATGTCTATCGTGTTCTTGCTCGCTATTTCGGTATTGACACGCCAATAGATTCTACCGAAGGGAAAAAGGTTTTCAAGGCTATGGCGCAGGAATACCTACCGAAAGAGGCTCCTGCAGCTTACAATCAAGGAATGATGGACTTCGGTGCCATACAGTGTACACCAGCTTCACCCAACTGCGAAGTATGCCCATTGGTAGATACTTGCTTTGCGGCAAACAACAATAAAGTGGCCGAGTTGCCTGTAAAAGCAAAGAAAATAAAACAACGCGAACGCCATTTCTCCTTTATATATATAAGGTGTAATGGCGAAACTGCCATTCGTCGCCGTGGCGCAGGCGACATTTGGCAAGGCTTATGGGAGTTGCCAACGAAAGAATTGCTGGGCAATGCCTTTGAAAATGCCACATTAATAAAGAAGGACGTAAAGCACGTACTTACCCATCAAATCATCTTTGCCGATTTCTATCTGTTAGAAACTAACGTTCCTCCCACCCTACCTGCCG
Proteins encoded in this region:
- the mutY gene encoding A/G-specific adenine glycosylase, with the translated sequence MNFSKTILNWYAINGRELPWRQTTNPYAIWLSEVIMQQTRIAQGTAYWERFMKRWPNVHELAKATEDEVLREWQGLGYYSRARNLHKAAQQIVSLGHFPQTYKELMQLKGIGEYTAAAISSISFAESIAVVDGNVYRVLARYFGIDTPIDSTEGKKVFKAMAQEYLPKEAPAAYNQGMMDFGAIQCTPASPNCEVCPLVDTCFAANNNKVAELPVKAKKIKQRERHFSFIYIRCNGETAIRRRGAGDIWQGLWELPTKELLGNAFENATLIKKDVKHVLTHQIIFADFYLLETNVPPTLPADYIWIKESEIERYALPRLIDLLVKSL